The genomic interval CCAAAGAAGTTGCGTAAATCTAAATAAGAATAATTGTAAGCTGATAGGATTGTAATTCTCCAATAGAGGCTCACCAAAAGTTTGCGATTTAACAGATGCCTGAGTGGCCTGTTCCTGAGGTTTATTCTTAATCGACCTAATTTCCTGCATTACAGCCTCTTCAAAAGCCAGGCCAGCGATCCTTTGGAATAATTCCGTGACTTTGAAGCCAGATCGAGCCGAAACGGACCAATATTCCGCCTGGAGCTCGGCGGCTGCCAACCCTGCCAGTCGTTCCATGCGTACAAACTCCTCCTTCGACTGAAAAGTAGGTGCTATTACTTGAATCTTCTGTTGGAAGGGTGGTTTACCAAGAGGTCTGCTTTTGTGCCCACCAGGAAAACCAAGGGTCTCTTGCTTGCATTGTAGTTGAGTGCGCTGTTTAGCCATTTTTTTGCCGACTCCAGCGAATCCTTCTTCGACATGTCGTAAGTGACCACAATCACTTTGGTTATGGATTTGTATTGTTAAAACTCTCTACTAATGATTTAACTAGTTGGTATTTACCACTTGCATTGCGATAGTAGGCTCCAGCGATGCACCTGAAGCGCTCCTGACCAGCAGTGTCCCACCTGCAAGTAGAGCACATTTCAAAACCGAACTGATAGCACCTTCTAGGCAGTTGACCCACATTTCCAGACTGTATTTGTGACCCAGAATGCTGAAGTTCTCAAGCTCAAAGTCCACGCCAATGGTGGCCTTGTAGTTCGACTGAAACTTGTCGTAGCAAAACCTGCGTATGATTGTGTAAGTTAATTAATGTAG from Drosophila mauritiana strain mau12 chromosome 3L, ASM438214v1, whole genome shotgun sequence carries:
- the LOC117140572 gene encoding ras-related protein Rab-34, which encodes MPHRLRQNLLLPQPPTVVLHDPRTHLRHLPPAYSAAQTPLSKERDFGAQVRYYLEAPRKPKFRPSKVIFVGDCSVGKTAIVNRFCYDKFQSNYKATIGVDFELENFSILGHKYSLEMWDTAGQERFRCIAGAYYRNASVIVVTYDMSKKDSLESAKKWLNSALNYNASKRPLVFLVGTKADLLSKEEFVRMERLAGLAAAELQAEYWSVSARSGFKVTELFQRIAGLAFEEAVMQEIRSIKNKPQEQATQASVKSQTFDLRNFFGSRLSPQKSGCAC